The Candidatus Neomarinimicrobiota bacterium genome has a window encoding:
- a CDS encoding M28 family peptidase, with the protein MQDQLRRTVEALAAPGTRQVGSHGHELAKNYLIERLNSADLQPYAGDNYTLPYRVETTGYTNLAGVLPGRDRQSAPILLMAHYDTCGDQPGADDNAAAIATWLSVLQILKQKRLQRDVILLFPDAEEPPRFLTEHMGSVNFYEKQLQQSIHAGLVLDLVGHDVPLEGMEDLVFVFGAESHKSMADLLLDVKLPVGLRNIATLNRYVGDLSDHHVLRENKQPYLFFTCGRWEHYHQESDKPEHLNYAKMERIVQYLTNLIEQLDGREFGSAGFNHDPIEMELQLLNRAIGPYLEQAGIPMNNRGDVQRFVLGWAKQHQL; encoded by the coding sequence ATGCAGGATCAATTACGCAGGACAGTAGAAGCATTGGCAGCACCGGGAACTCGCCAGGTGGGTAGCCATGGTCATGAATTAGCAAAAAACTATCTGATAGAACGCCTGAACTCTGCAGATTTACAACCGTATGCAGGTGATAATTACACCTTGCCTTATCGGGTTGAAACTACAGGATACACAAACCTGGCTGGCGTTTTACCTGGAAGGGATCGGCAATCAGCACCAATTTTACTGATGGCTCACTACGATACGTGTGGTGATCAACCTGGAGCTGATGACAATGCCGCCGCTATTGCCACCTGGTTGTCCGTTCTGCAGATCTTGAAGCAGAAGCGGTTACAGAGAGATGTGATCCTGCTTTTTCCGGATGCTGAGGAACCGCCCCGTTTCCTGACAGAACATATGGGTTCTGTCAATTTCTATGAGAAGCAACTTCAACAGAGCATTCATGCTGGACTGGTTTTGGATCTGGTGGGACACGATGTTCCCTTGGAAGGTATGGAAGACTTGGTCTTTGTTTTTGGAGCTGAAAGCCACAAGAGTATGGCTGATCTCCTGCTTGATGTAAAACTTCCAGTTGGCCTGAGAAACATTGCCACTCTGAATCGCTATGTGGGTGACCTCAGTGATCACCATGTTTTACGGGAAAACAAACAACCCTATCTGTTTTTCACCTGTGGCCGCTGGGAACATTACCATCAGGAATCGGATAAGCCGGAACATTTAAATTATGCCAAGATGGAGCGAATAGTTCAATACCTGACAAATCTGATCGAGCAATTGGATGGCCGTGAATTTGGATCGGCTGGTTTCAATCATGATCCCATAGAAATGGAATTGCAGCTGTTGAACCGGGCGATCGGTCCCTATCTGGAGCAGGCAGGAATTCCCATGAATAACAGGGGAGATGTCCAGCGTTTTGTGCTGGGCTGGGCGAAGCAGCATCAACTCTAA
- the mnhG gene encoding monovalent cation/H(+) antiporter subunit G, which translates to MITLSIIGHIMVAVGSVFLFLGALGIYRLPDIYSRMQAGTKATTLGALSMIIGVGLIQPEFFTKTVIIALFIAISNPISSHALARGSHRAGIKPFSKSGFDAYDTMKEKMEKDL; encoded by the coding sequence ATGATAACCCTTTCTATCATTGGACATATAATGGTTGCCGTGGGAAGCGTGTTCTTATTCCTGGGTGCCTTGGGAATCTATCGTTTACCTGATATCTATTCACGGATGCAGGCTGGCACCAAAGCAACCACCCTGGGTGCTTTGAGTATGATCATTGGTGTGGGACTCATTCAACCTGAATTTTTCACTAAAACCGTGATCATTGCCCTCTTTATAGCCATTTCAAACCCAATCAGTTCACACGCCCTGGCTCGTGGATCTCATAGAGCCGGCATCAAGCCCTTCAGCAAGTCTGGTTTTGATGCCTATGACACTATGAAAGAGAAAATGGAGAAAGATTTATGA
- a CDS encoding Na+/H+ antiporter subunit E encodes MCTRTAPDAASVINLEGDEDIMSRFIFTWGMLMLLWIGFTGTLDSMELVTGAGISLIIAIYAFRTFTHEGLNLFTPRKLAYIVKYLLVFLVELIKSNIDVALRVINPKMPINPEIVEFKTKLKSEMGRLILANTITLTPGTLTVDVIDNTFYIHWLNSESTDPEEARQAIAGKFEPVLQEIFE; translated from the coding sequence ATGTGCACGCGCACAGCTCCTGACGCAGCTAGCGTTATTAATCTTGAAGGCGATGAGGATATCATGAGTCGTTTTATTTTTACCTGGGGAATGTTAATGCTACTCTGGATAGGGTTTACAGGTACGCTGGATAGTATGGAACTGGTGACCGGGGCTGGGATCAGTCTGATCATCGCCATCTATGCCTTTCGAACCTTCACCCATGAAGGTCTAAATCTGTTCACTCCAAGAAAATTAGCATATATTGTTAAATATCTGTTGGTATTTTTGGTTGAATTGATCAAATCCAATATTGATGTTGCCCTGCGGGTCATCAATCCCAAGATGCCGATCAATCCTGAGATAGTTGAATTTAAAACCAAACTGAAATCTGAAATGGGCCGATTGATCCTCGCCAATACCATAACCCTGACACCTGGAACCTTGACCGTCGATGTGATCGATAACACCTTCTATATCCACTGGCTGAACTCAGAATCAACAGACCCGGAAGAAGCCCGTCAAGCAATTGCTGGAAAATTCGAACCCGTTCTGCAGGAGATTTTTGAATGA
- a CDS encoding monovalent cation/H+ antiporter complex subunit F, producing the protein MIYIVLVFLALGILLVSIRFVKGPTPSDRVVALDVLTIISTAGLVFLSLFFDRAIYLDVSLIYGVLGFVGVLTIARYLEGGL; encoded by the coding sequence ATGATATATATTGTCTTGGTGTTTTTAGCTCTAGGGATCCTGCTGGTAAGTATCCGCTTTGTTAAAGGACCCACCCCATCAGATCGCGTGGTCGCATTAGATGTGCTCACCATCATTAGCACTGCCGGACTTGTATTCCTAAGCCTCTTTTTTGACCGCGCCATCTACCTGGATGTTTCGCTGATCTATGGTGTTCTGGGCTTTGTCGGGGTCCTGACCATTGCCCGATATTTGGAGGGTGGCTTATGA